The genomic stretch tgtaaagcaaattttATATAaagccatgggcgacaaatatacatgagttcaaagtaaatacatatacaAAACCTAACTAAAAtagaatacacaaagaagaagagaaatgaaccaaaaatatCCCAGTTTGTAAGCTCCGATTGATGATCAATCCACCTCTGATTATCcgaatgcaagctccatagttgttgtctaagctaatctaccctaaaAATGAGATTGATGGAGATTGGGTAAAAAATACCCCCAAAACCATAACCATAGAAATGTCTCAAATGAGAAATATAAACGCAAAATTTTCACAAGCTAGCTCAGCCAGCTCCTAAAATATTTCTGCCTCTGCTTTGGAAACTCCAAGCGCGCTACACTCTGGCTTAGTGAGCTTTTGCATAATTTCCATTATATTGCTCCAAAAATGCATAATCGaagtagtgtctttgacactttattacTCAACGCTCCGATAtgcatcaatacctataaaacaaaaaaaaatgatcaaacgatataaaaaataaatcaaaactcAAGCATacgaatatttacacaaaagttaggattttattacaaaaacagaaagaatagaatcgataagtgccaaaaatatgtattcaaaataacgacattttggcacttatcaacgcATCAGAATGCatgatacaaaatatttaaataacatGATCTCGGATGGTCCAAGTGCATCACCATTCATGTATTTGTCACAACATATGATTCTCAATCAACATCTTTTAAATCACACTAATATTATAATCATCATCACAGTACACATATACATACCATTAAACATGCATCACATAAATATCATGCCTCAACATACATCACGACAGCTTCACAATACTTCATATTCATCATAAGAAAAAGGGATAGTTCCCAAGCATTAGCCATACTAATTATTCTCATATTTTTTGCAAAATGACATAACTTGAAACGTACATAAACTCATCTCCACATCGAATAGTTCAAATTCtgatatcaaaaatatttttaaaataaagtacATAAAATTAGCTTTACAATGATTCAAACCACGCGTCAATTGGACATTCCTAGCTCGAGTTATGATTTTTCGAAGTTTTCTAAAATTCAATTCAacacagtggtaaccggttacctcaaattTGGTAATCGATTACCTCATAAAACAGTAGCTGTAACGCCCTGAtttcgatatttattttatttcgtattatttggtgtatttggtgcttaaattgatattttaatttttattttattaatttattaatttaagctataatataattatagagtgatttaattaaaataggcTAAGTGTGTAATTAGTAGATGGGGGGTGTGTActaagcccattagtaatttaattattagtatgttttaataaaaataaggaaCTAAGAGGAAAAAGAGAGATTAGTGAAACATTAGTGAAGAAcgtgaaaatcaaagaagaggctATGGCAAGAGATAGAAGAACTCCACcattgttgaggaaaatcaagctTCAATCAAAGGTAGGGGGAGAATGGGTTCTCTAAATGGTGATTAAAACATGAGAGGGTAGTTAGGGTTCCTTCCCCTCTTTAGGTTTCATAATTGATAAGTTTGATTCCTTCTTGGATGTGTGAAATGATTTGATTTGTGTGTTGTTCTTCTTGATTAATGATATTGTATGGTTTTGGACAAAATCCTGGTttaaattgatgaattgtgatgtggATTTTGGATGTTGGTTGAGTTGTTGTTATGTTCATAGTAGAGACTGATTCTGAATGTATAACTGCCCAATTTGATGTGTGGAAATTGAGTTGTTATCATGTAAAATTAATGTAGAATAATAGGTTAATGAATCTAGATGAAAGGTATGAGTTAATAGATGAAAATAAGTTGTTTTAGGCTTAAAATCGCCGACTGGAAGTGATGAAAACAGGTGAGAACAAACTGGTGCGAATGCACATctggaaaaacaaaatttctgtcagtttgcgtatgatacgcgaaTGGGGTTGGGCCATACGCGTGTGAGGGACAAGCCCAGGGGCTATACGCATATGATACGCAGCCCTGTCCCAACATAGTGCAACCTTCTGGTGGAacacgtatggtacgcgtatggaagGGAGGCCATACGCGTGTGGGaatgtgatacgcgtatgggagggaTTTTAGTGCAAATTTGGTTTtggtggtacgcgtatgggaCACGTATGGGAAAGGGGCATACGCGTATGGGCTAGCTGTACGCACATGTTCAGGCTAGTGTGCATAATTTCtcgtttttgtgattttcttctgaGTCTTGATTAAGATGAATACCTTTCCGAGTTCCCTTGATTAGTAAGACTTAAGTAGATATAGGAAGACCATAAAAGTTATACTTCAGACATAATATATTGTGGTGAGATTTAtgttgattgttgtgaatgttgacTATAATGAAAATGTAATCATAGTTGCGTTGTTGAATAAGTTGATAGCCTAAATGGCAATGAGTTGAAGGCTGATGCCttgtgttgttgaattgtgttgattggatgtccatattgcatacatatgtcgttgaaggcttatgccctgttgttgACCTGGATTagcattgttgaaggcttatgccttgttattgccTCTAAATTAATGGCAACTGctgagggcttatgctctgttggtaccacatgcatgtagtgttAATAGTCGCATTGCATTTcccctaattgattgttaatgTCACATGTCACTATGGTTGTGTGGTTGATGGTGTGAGAATTTGTTTGTGATTGTTGTTTGTATGTGGTGTAGATACTACTCCTCAGCATGTGATATTTCACCGTATGTTTATCgaatgtaattctcaccccttttctgttgttGCTTCTGTGCTTCCTCGGAAGTACAGATAACCAGGTACCAGAGTAGCGCTTGGATTTCGAGTGTTacctgatcgagtcttaggagtcgctctgatacgtaacacgggagtTTTGGGATGCGTTATGTCTTTGTTTTGTTTCCTGTTATATGTTAATTGTTGCGTATCTTTATTTTGACATTATTGTTGGACCACCTATTTAGTGGAGATGATTTATTTGTTGAGGCCGAAGTGCCATGAGGACTAATAAGCCGTCTTAATTTCCGCTGCGGTATTGGATTTtgttttaatgaaaatttattaaATGAAGGGATGTTTTTATGGATTTTTAGTAGATGTGACATCCTACTCGTATTACTttgattatttatgtatttatgatTTGTTTATATTCGAcatgggaaagtggggtgttacaattggtttCAGAGCAGGTCAGTCCGTCTGACCAAGTAGTTGAGTCGCTAACAATCAGGTATTGTTAATTTCGTTATCTAACTGTGTTTCTGTTGCAGTACTTAGTTGAAATGGTTGGACGAAACGATGCTGCGATTGCTGCTGCTTTTGAGGCTATGGCTCAAGCTCTGGAACAACAACCGAATGCTGGTGAGAATGCTGGATCTCgcagtttggctaccttccagagggagaatccgccGGTCTTCAAAGGCAAGCATGACCCCGATGGAGCATTGGAATGgttgaaggagatcgagaggatcttccgcGTAATGGTTTATACTCAGGCACATAAAGTTCGCTATGGGACGCATATGCTAGCAATCGAAGCTGACGACCGGTGGCTAGCAACTCTTCAAAGATTAGAAGCTACAGGTGAAgagatcacttgggctgtgttccgaagagaatttctgaggaagtattaTCCTGAGAGTGTTAGGGGTAAGAAAGAAATTGAGTTCCTCGAACTAAAACAGGGGAACATGTCGGTGACTGACTATGCTGCGAAGTTCACTGAATTGGCCAAATTTTATCCATACTTTGATGGGGAGGGTGCAGAAttttcaaagtgcatcaagtttgagaacgggTTGCACTCTGAAATCAAGAAGGCTATAGGGTATCAGCAAATCCGCATTTTTCCTAACTTGGTAGATAGCTGCAGAATTTTTGAGGAGGATAATGCTGCTCATTATAAGATTGTCAGTGATAGAAGAGGCAAGCAGAATCAGCAACGTGGCAAGCCTTATGACGCTCCAGCTAGAAAGGGAAAACAGAGGGCTGCTCTAGGCCAGAGAACAAGTGGGGGAGGTGCTCCTGCTCGGATTGTGTGTTTTAAGTGTGGAAAGGCTGGTCACAAGAGTACTTACTGCACTGACGAAGTTAAGAAGTGTTTCCGTTGTGGCAAGACTAGTCATATGATGTCTGAATGTCGACATAAAGAAGTAGTTTGTTTTAATTGCGGCGAAGAAGGACACATTGGAAGTCAATGTCCGAAGCCGAAGAAGgcacaagctggtggtaaggtgttcgcgtGTGCTGGTACTCAGACAAGTACTAAGGACAGACTCAttagaggtacttgtttcatcaATAGTATACCTTTAATTACCATTATCGATACTGGTGCTACACATTGTTTTATTGCTGCCTAATGTGTTgaaagattaggtcttgttctatcTTCTATGAACGGCGAGATGGTAGTTGAGGTTCCAGCTAAAGGATCTGTGACTACATCTCCTATTTGTTTAAAGTGTCCGTTGTCGATCTTCGGCAGGGACTTTGCTGTTGATTTAGTGTGTTTGCCGTTAGCCGGGAAAGACGTAATTCTGGGAATGAACTAGTTAGAATATAACTATGCTAACATCAATTGTTATAACAAGACTGTGAGATTTTCAACTGCCGAAGAGGAAGAAGCTGGTTTAATGTCGTCTAAGCATGTACGACAGTTGTTGAAAGAAGAAGTAGAGATGTTCTCGTTAATGGCAACATTGTCAATCGAGAATCAGAATATCATCGATGAGCTACCAGTGGTGCGTGAATTTTCTGAAGTTTTTCCTGACGAAATTCCTGACGTGCCGCCAGAAAGATGAATTGAGTTTGCGATCGATCTTGTCcctggtaccagacctgtttctatggcaccgtacaggatgtctgcatctAAATTGACGGAATTAAAGAAGCAATTAGAGGAcctacttgagaagaagtttgtcagaccaagtgtatcgccgtggggagctccagtgctgttagtaaagaaaaaggatggaagcatgaggctTTATGTAGATTATAGAAAACTGAATAAAGTAACAATTAA from Vicia villosa cultivar HV-30 ecotype Madison, WI linkage group LG4, Vvil1.0, whole genome shotgun sequence encodes the following:
- the LOC131597419 gene encoding uncharacterized protein LOC131597419, which translates into the protein MICLYSTWESGVLQLVSEQYLVEMVGRNDAAIAAAFEAMAQALEQQPNAGENAGSRSLATFQRENPPVFKGKHDPDGALEWLKEIERIFRVMVYTQAHKVRYGTHMLAIEADDRWLATLQRLEATGEEITWAVFRREFLRKYYPESVRGKKEIEFLELKQGNMSVTDYAAKFTELAKFYPYFDGEGAEFSKCIKFENGLHSEIKKAIGYQQIRIFPNLVDSCRIFEEDNAAHYKIVSDRRGKQNQQRGKPYDAPARKGKQRAALGQRTSGGGAPARIVCFKCGKAGHKSTYCTDEVKKCFRCGKTSHMMSECRHKEVVCFNCGEEGHIGSQCPKPKKAQAGGKVFACAGTQTSTKDRLIRGLVLSSMNGEMVVEVPAKGSVTTSPICLKCPLSIFGRDFAVDLVCLPLAGKDTVRFSTAEEEEAGLMSSKHVRQLLKEEVEMFSLMATLSIENQNIIDELPVVREFSEVFPDEIPDVPPER